TTCGAGGTTCGCGAGTTCGACTGGCACGCGGACACCGAGACGCTGATCGTTCGTGGCTGCTACTTCAGCCAACTCAGCGACTCGAAACTTGTCACGGTGAAGGCCATGCTCGAGGACATCCATGGCGATCTCGTTGAAGAATATCTCGCAGCGAATCGGCTCCGCGGTCGGATCTCGAAGATGGGGCTGCAAATCCAGAAGGACGTGATCAACGAAGAAGCGGAGGCCGACGAGCGCGGGCTGATGAACCCGAAGACGGCCGTCAAATCACGGTTCGAAGACGCTCGCGACGACGCCGAGAAGAACGCGACCGAGGGCATCAAGGACATCAACGGCTTCGTCGAGGACTACGCCGACGAACACGGCATCGAGACGACGAGCGGCCCGCCAGCGACCGCAGAACAGGCCCAGCAAGCCGCAACCGACGGGGGTGAACGATGAGCGACGAACAGGACAACTACACGGTCGGCGGCTTTCGCGAGTACCAGGCCAACAACCTCGAGCGCGATCCCGACGAAGTGCTCCCGCACTCGGGATTCGTTCGCGACGAGCATGTCGATCGCCAGCTGGCCATGCGGGCGATCCATCACGATGTGGACCGCTGGGACGGAAAGGCTGCGAAAGACTACATGGCCGTCGGCAAGAACCGCGACATCCTGCGGGCAGAGGGCAGCGAGACGGCTCGCGACGCCCTCGAGAACGGCGACACGCTGACGCTGAAACACTACATCGGCGATCCCTCGCAGCAGGCCGACCTCGCGGGGATCAAAGCGGTCACGCGGTTGCAAGAGATCGTCGCCGGCCCCGCGCCGGTGATCGTCGTGCTTGGGGAGATGGGCGCGGGGAAGACCGACTTCGCTGGGCTGTTGGGCCAGTTGCGCGAGCGGTGGGTCGACGGCGACCTCCTGGTCGGCTCGAACATCCGGACGCTCGATCGACTCGACGACTGGGTACGCGACGACGGCACCGTCGAGGACGGCTGGATTCCACACTACCCCCTACTCGAGGAGTGGGCAACGCAGGACGGCGATCCTGTCGAGAACCCCCAGCAGCCGAAACTATTCATCGGCGACGAGTTCTCGACCAATGCTAGCGGGACCGGCGCGGACGGCCACAAGGTTCGCCAGAAGATGGGGCCGTTGGTGTTCAAGATCCGCAAATACGGCGGCGCACTCATCTATATCGGTCACGACGAATCGTCGATTCACCCGCTCCTCTGGCGCGTTGGGACGATTATCAAGAAGAAATCGAAGAAGCAAGCCGTCGTCGCCGACCGCGTTTCCGGCGGCAAGCTCGTCGACGTCGATCCCCGTCCCCTCGAGGGGATTCCGCCGACGGACTGGAACTTCCACACACAGGACGAAGCCGATTGGTCGTGGGAAGCCCCCGAAGGCGACGACAAGGAAGGCGAGGCGATTGCCGAGGAAGACGTGAAGCGGGTCGCCGCCTGGACGATGGAAAAGTGCCGCCGGCAGGGAATGTCCGCACGCGAAACCGCCGAGTTCGTCCCCTACAGCCACGCTACCGTCTCGAACTGGTGGAAAGAGATCGACGACGGCGGCGAAAAGGCCGACTGGGTTAACACCGTCGAGCAGGTGATTGCATGAGGGCGTCGGGGTGTCAACCCGTAAAGCGAAACTCCCCCGGGTTTACTGTAGCCCATCGCCGGCCCCGGTCGCTCCCGAGCGGGAGCGATACGACCGATGGGCGGGCGGGTCGCAGGCGGCGGAGGTGTATATATAGCGGCGCGCGACGCGCGTGGTCCGCGTGAACCGCTCGAAGCGCGCCAATCACTTCGGCACGATCTGCGAAAAGCGGATGGCCCGGAAGCGTCGGTTCGATCTCGAGCGGGCCAGCTGGCACGACGCCAGATTCGGGAACGGAACACCCGTCGAAATCAAGAGTACCATGCTCGAGCATTCGAACGGCCAACCGGGGAACTTCAAGATCTATCGGGAGTATCACGACAAGCTACAGCGCCACAACGGCTGGTACTGTTTCGTCGTTTACCGACCGCACGGCCGTTCGGGACTGACTATCGTGAAGGATAAGATGGTTCGAGCGTGTGATCTCCCGCTACTCCGATGGCACGGTGGTGGCGATCATCGTGGAACCGAGCAAGCGAAGATCGCGATCGGCGATATCTTCTAATTCGACTTGTTGAACACCTCAAACAGAGATAAGCGATGCTAGCTTGGGGAGGCTAGTTCTTCCATTCCACTGTATCTGGGTCCTCGCGGGCTCGCTGTCGAATCTTCGACCAATAGTCCCAGACCGTCCTCCGATCTACCCCCAGAGTCGCCGCAATCTCTCTGGTGGGTTCCTCCTGCACTACATATAGATATGCGGCAATTGCTGGGCGACCATCGAGCGCAACTTTCAGGGGGACTCCATCATCGCCAACATCCTGCTGGCTGAAGTCTCCGAGAGTAATTAGGAGAGAGGTATGGAGGGCTGCCTTTTTAGCATCATTGAAGTGTAATTCAATTTCACCTTCGAACGGGTTCTGGTAGGTCAGCTTATACTCGCGAGGAGTCTGGTCGGAAGGATCTTGAATTAGCTTGGCGTTGTACTGGCCAACGTTCTCAATCAGTGTGCGTCGATATGCTTCTGGATCTGGATACTCCTCGAGGTCGCGCTCACTACGATTGGAATTTGGGTCGCGCATAACTTAGATAAATTGCCGAAGTGACTTAGGTATTTTGACGAAGTTTGGTCACCTACCATTGAATCCAGACTCTATACGGGCTTCCGTGATATCGGGAGTGGGGTGCCAACCTCTAATCTTGAACAATGGTAACGGTCTTCTCTACCTCGAAGTTCGTCACTCGAGTCGATAACGTTTCAGCGATCTCCCGGCGCTGCTCGTGAGTGAGATCGTCGCGCTCGAGGACCTGGCGTGCAGCTGCGACGAGACGGGGCACGTCTTCGCAGGCAGAGACCACGGCTTTCGTCTTGTTACAGTCGTAGAAATCTGCTGCTCGTTCGATTGCATCCTCGCGATAGGCGTAGTCGCCGTCAGTTCGAATTCGCATGCTCGTACACACGACCCCGGAAATCCTAGTTTTTTCGACTCACTGGACCGGTCTATACAGCCCAAATCCGGGGTGTTTCTATCACTCTACCAGAGCGGTCGACGGGATCATCATGGTGATCGCCGACCAATATGCACACGGCACTGCTCGATTCGTGTGCATACTCGGGAAACGGATTCTGTCAACGTGCAACCCCAGGGGGAGAAGAAAGATCCATAGAGCGATTTTCAATAAGATTTATTGCTATTTCGCCTGTTCTGATAACCTCTTTAGTTTCAAATATTTCAAGTACAGTATACTTGACGTTAGGAAAACACCGAATATGAATATCAGTGATACAAAGACCAATAATAGATACTCAGTAGAAGATATCTCTGAGTTTAGACTTTCAGCAAGGAGATTATATCTAGAAGCCCCTATTTGGATTGTTCCAGCAATATTAGCTAGTAAAATTGCTGTAATGCAGAAGTCAGTACCAATCTCAGCAAGACCGACTTGTTTAAAGCTCATAACTCGTCAGGGATTCCCATTTTATAAGCGAATATCAAAAAGGCAATCCCAATTCCAAATAGAGGTATGAATCCATATCCAGAGACTATTATACTTATTAACATTCCTACAACTCCCACAAAAATTGTTGCAAGAACAACCGATCGATAGAGGTCTTCAGCAGTGAATTCAGTAGGATCATTCTCTTTTTTCACATGACGTTCCAACCCATCCATCTTGCGGTTAATCTTCCCCCGCAAGTGCTTTCTTTCTTGTTGTGCTAATTCCTGATTTTCCTGTATATTTTGTAAGTTCTGTATGATTCTTTCATCGATTTCATCTTCAGAGTTATCTACTAGATCCCGTGGATTTGGGGAGGGGTTCTCACCGTCACTCTGATCAGTTCCAGGTTCAGACATTGTAATTGACTCTACACTGCTAATTGAAATTGCTATTGGTTCAATGTACTATCCTTCAATATTATCATCAGCACTATCATCGCTATAACCTAGTTCCTTCGTATAAATATCAACTATAATAGATGGTGAATTTTCAATCTCTAACTCACCGTCTGGATTTTCCACACTGACCTTAGAGTATTGCTTTGAGATTTCCGTAATTTCATAACTCCCAAATGAATTCATCTCTATATCATCATCCATTTCCTCTCCTTCAAATTCTTTGAATGTTATATTCGTTAACAGAATTTCTTCCCCCTCATTTGGTATTGGTAAATTATCAGATGTAAACTCTTCTATCAATTCGCCATCTTCATCGTAAAACCTGAGGAATATCCCTGCGGAAGTACTTCTATTGTCCATGCTGACTTATTCACCGTTTAGCATTAGTAACTGCTTCGAATTATAAAAAGAGTGGCTCTTATAGCAGGAATTGTTTCTAAGTACAGTGAATCTGAGAGAAAGGATATGAATTGGTCCTTATTCTACGTCGTCTAGTGACCTATACAGATCCTCTATTGGCTTTCGCAAGTTCTCCGGAACTTCCTCAAGATCACTCAGCTGAATATCTTTCATCCCTTCACGCAACTCTAACAATGGCTCCTGTAGGTCGCTTGGGACTGCATGCAAGTCTTTAGGCGGTTTTATTGTCCATTTGAACAAGAGCCAGGAAAAAGTAGCCAATATTGTAAGAAAAGAGCCAACGAAAAACAGTACAGTACTTATTAGGTTATTATGGTTTAAAACACTAAATAATTCGGACATACCATAAATATGCGAGGGAACATAAATCAAGAGAGAAATCATATATAAAGCCGCAAGTTTGGTTGGGTCCATGCTATTTCCCAAAAACATTCTACCATTCAGATAATATGAGTGAGCTATATCCATTGCCGGAAAAATCATTGAGAGGATCCCTACAATCAAATATTGTAATTCGCCTTCAAGATGATATAGATAACCAAACACGACTGGAACATATAAATAGAGGATCTCAACTTCTTCTTTTAGCAGACTTGGCAAGTCAGTCGATTGCATATTAATCGGTTATTGATAGTTTGTAATAACACGGTCGGTAGAGTTCTAACTATTTTGCGCTCCTAAGGAGCAGAATAAGCGCTTAGACTGCCTCGTTTCGTGAGTTTCAACTGGAGATTTTTCACGGGGACGAGGCAGGGGCGCTGTAATTTTTGGCGCTGTCGCCTTGGCGACACCCGCCAAGGGGCGTTTCGCGCGCAGCGCGAAACCGACCCGCAGGCGACCCGTCGCGATCGCGACGGCGGCACCTCCTCGAGGAAAAAACTACAATCAGAATTGACTAACAGCCGCTATTATACAAGCGAACTTGCCGAAAACAGGCCGCAGAATAGTGTTGCCACTCACGAGGGCGGTTCTACCAGTCGGCGATCGCACCCACGCGGTGGCTGTCGCGGCCGCCTCCAGGTGTCCGCCAGACCATCGACACCTTGCTGAACGGCACGACGTCGTTTCCGGAGTGACGCCACGCGTCGATCGCCTCCTGGGCGACGCGCCGAGCGTTCTCGAAGCTATCGGCCTTCTTCAGCGACAGAATCGCGTCAATTCGGAGCTTCTTCGGATTGCCGCTTTCGTCGAATTCGATTTCAGCACCGTTCTCTGCGAGCCACTTCTGGAACGGCGACGACTCGGCGATATGGTCGGCCAGGCCCATCACATGCTGAATGCGATCAGCGAAACTCTCGATTGCGTACTCGGCTGACTCGACAAGTGCACGCAACTCCTCCTGATACTTCCGCGCTCGGAACGAGATTTCGCCTTGATCCAACTCGAGGATGTCGCCGAGGTCTTCGATCGCGCGGTAGATCGTTGCCGGGTGCTTGCCCAACTCGTCGGCGAGACCGTCGACGGTCCCACTGCCGTCGGTGGCAACTGTCTCGGTCACCTCGCGGGCAGTCTCGCCCATGTCCCGCAGCGTCGTCATCAACAGGTGGTCCGTCTTCGCCTCGAGGCGCGGCGTCGGATCTTCGTAGAGTTCGACCTGGTCGTCTCGAGCGACGGCATCGAAGTGATCGTCGGGCACGTACACGTCGTTCCCGTCAGGACCGAACGGGATATCTTCCCAGTGCAGCGCGTTCAGTAGCGTCTCGTCTATCTGTTCGGTTACCTCGTGACGGTCGGCCCATGCCCATGCCTCACCGTCGTTCATTGACTT
The DNA window shown above is from Halopiger xanaduensis SH-6 and carries:
- a CDS encoding DUF7692 domain-containing protein, which codes for MRIRTDGDYAYREDAIERAADFYDCNKTKAVVSACEDVPRLVAAARQVLERDDLTHEQRREIAETLSTRVTNFEVEKTVTIVQD
- a CDS encoding undecaprenyl-diphosphate phosphatase, whose translation is MSEPGTDQSDGENPSPNPRDLVDNSEDEIDERIIQNLQNIQENQELAQQERKHLRGKINRKMDGLERHVKKENDPTEFTAEDLYRSVVLATIFVGVVGMLISIIVSGYGFIPLFGIGIAFLIFAYKMGIPDEL